The sequence below is a genomic window from Sphingomonas crusticola.
AAGGTCGCGCTTCAGCCGCGTGCGCTGCTTGGCCGGGCTCGCGACCAGCGCCTCCAGCTCCTGTGCCTCCTTGTCGAGGGCGGTGCGCTCCTTGCGCAGCTCCATTTCTTCCAGCTTGCGCAAGCTGCGCAGCCGCATGTTGAGGATCGCTTCCGCCTGGCGATCGGTCAGTTCGAACTCGGCCATCAGCATCGGCTTGGGCTCATCTTGTTCGCGGATGATCTGGATCACGCGATCAAGGTTGAGATAGGTGATCAGATAGCCGTCGAGCAGCTCGATCCGGTCCGCGATCTTGGCGAGGCGGTGGTTCGAGCGGCGGACCAGAACTTCGAACTGATGATCAATCCAGGCCGCAAGCGCCTGTTTAAGCGACATGACCCGCGGCGTGCGGTCGCGATCGAGCACGTTGAGGTTGAGGGGCACGCGGGTCTCGAGATCGGTCAGCCGGAACAGACTGTCCATGAGCGTCTGCGGGTCGACCGTGCGGCTGCGCGGTTCCAGCACGATCCGGATCTGCGCGTCGCTCTCGTCGCGCACGTCTGCCAGGATCGGCAGTTTCTTGTCGTTGATCAAAGTCGCGATCGCCTCGATCAGCTTGGCCTTGGGCACCTGATACGGCACCTCGCTGATCACCGCGACCCAGGTGCCGCGGCCCTGGTCCTCGATCGCCCAGCGCGCGCGCACGCGGAACGAACCGCGTCCGGTTGCATAAGCCTCCGCGATCGCCGCCGCATTGTCGACGAGGATGCCGCCGGTCGGGAAATCGGGCCCGGTGACGAAGCGCATCAGTTCGCGCGGATCGCCCTCCGGCTGGTCGATGATGTGCATCGCGGCGTCGATCAGTTCGGCGACATTGTGAGGCGGAATCGACGTCGCCATGCCCACTGCGATGCCGGCGGCACCGTTAGCGAGCAAATTGGGGAACAGGCCGGGGAAAACCTCGGGCTCTTCCTCCTCGCCATTATAGGTCGGGCGGAAGTCGACGGTTGCCTCGTCCAGGCCTTCCATCAGCAGGATTGCGGCCTGTGTCAGGCGCGCTTCGGTGTAGCGCATCGCCGCGGCATTATCGCCATCAACATTGCCGAAATTGCCCTGCCCGTCGACCAGCGGGTAACGCAGCGCGAAAGGCTGTGCGAGGCGCACCATCGCGTCATAGATGGAAGCGTCGCCGTGCGGGTGATATTTACCCATCACGTCGCCGACCACGCGCGCGCATTTCTTGTAGCCCGAAGCGGGATCCAGCTTGAGCAGCCGCATGCCCCACAGCAGGCGGCGATGCACCGGCTTCAGCCCGTCGCGCACATCGGGCAGAGAGCGTGCGGTGATCGTCGACAGCGCATAGACCAGATAGCGTTCCGACAGCGCGCTATCGAACGGAGCTTCTACGATCAGGTTGAAGGGGTCGGCAGGGTCGGTCATCGCAGCGGCGACTAGCGGACCCGAGCGGCTGCGCAAAGTCGCTTTGCACCCGGCCCGATCACATGTAGCGTGTTACTATGATACCACACAGGGGACTCTCATGCGCCTGTTATTCGCTTCCGCCGCAATTCTCACCCTCGCCGCCCCCGCCCTCGCGCAGCCGCCCTCCGTTCCGTTGATCGAGCGCGCCAAGCTGTTCGGCAACCCCAGCAAAACGGCCGGCCGCCTCAGCCCCGACGGCAGGTGGCTGGCCTGGATCGCGCCGCGCGACGGCGTGCTCAACATCTGGGTGGCGCCGGTGGCCGATCCGGCCGCAGCGAAGCCGCTCACCGCCGAGAAGACGCGGCCGATCCGTTCCTATTACTGGTCGCCGGATTCCAAGACGATCCTGTTCGTCAACGACAAGGGCGGTGACGAGAATTTCCTGCTCTACGGCGTCGACGTCGCCACCGCGGCGCAGAAGAGCCTGACCCCGTTCGATAAGACGCGCGTGGAAGTGATCAACATCAGCCGAGCCGTGAAGGATCGCATCCTGATCGGCATCAACAATCGCGATCCGCGCTGGCACGACGTCTATGGCCTCGATCTCGCGACCGGAAAGCTCAGCCTCGTGCTGCAGAATGACGGCGGTTATGCTGGCTTCGTCGCGGACGAACAGCTCGTCCCGCGGCTCGCCACCAAGCAGAGGCCGGATGGCGGCCAATCTTTCTATCGTGTGACCGGCGGCAAGGTCGAGCAGACGCCGTTCGCCACGATCGGCCTGGACGATTCGCTCACCACCGGGCCGTCCGGCTTCACCACCGATGGAAAGACCCTTTATTGGCTCGACTCGCGCGGCCGCGACACGGCCGCCCTGATCGCGCAGGACGTTGCCAGCGGACGGCAGACGATCGTTGCGCAGGATCCGCGCGCGGACATCGATGGCGTTCTGGCCGATCCCAAAACCGGCGTCGTCCAGGCCTGGTCGGTCAATTATCTGCGCGACGACTGGATCGCGAGCGATCCCGCGATCGGCAAAGACCTCGCCTGGCTCAAGAAAGAGCTCAAGGGCGACATCGCCGTCACCTCGCGCACCGATGCCGACAATCTGTGGACGGTCGCGGTCGACCCCGTCACCGCGCCGAGCGCAACCTATCTGTTCGATCGCCGGACGCGCTCGCTCAAGCAGCTTTATGTCGGCCGTCCGGAATTGGTCGGCGCGCCGCTTGTGCCGATGTACCCAGAGGCGATTCCGGCGCGCGACGGTATGACGCTCGTCTCCTACCTGACGCTGCCGGCGGGGAGCGATCCGGACGGCGATGGCAAGCCCAGCCATCCGGTGCCGCTGGTCCTGTTCGTCCATGGCGGCCCATGGGCGCGCGATGCCTTCGGCTATAATAGCTGGCACCAATGGCTGGCGAACCGCGGCTATGCGGTGTTGTCGGTCAATTATCGTGGCTCGACCGGCTTCGGTAAGAAATTCATCTCCGCCGGCGACCTGCAATGGGGCCGCAAGATGCATGACGATCTGCTCGACGCGGTCGGCTGGGCGGTCAGGCAGGGCGTCACCACATCCGACAAGGTGGCGATCGCGGGCGGCTCTTATGGCGGCTATGCGACGCTGGCCGGCGTCGCCTTCACACCCGATGCCTTCCGCTGCGGCGTCGACATTGTCGGGCCGTCCAACCTGTTCACCCTGCTACAGACGATCCCACCTTATTGGGAGGCGGGTAAGCAGCAATTCTACAAGCGTATGGGCGATCCCACGACCGATGTAGGCAAGGCGCTGCTGCGCGAACGTTCCCCCCTATTCATGGCCGACAAGATCAAGGTACCGCTGCTAATTGGCCAGGGCCAAAACGATCCGCGGGTCAATGTCCGCGAAAGCCAGCAGATCGTCGACGCGATGAAGGCCAAGAACATACCGGTAACCTATGTCGTCTTCCCCGACGAAGGCCACGGCTTCGCTCGACCGGTCAACAATATCGCCTTCAATGCCATTACCGAGAATTTCCTCGCGGCTTGCCTCGGCGGCCGAGCGGAACCGATCGGGGACGCGCTCAAGCCGTCGAGCGCGCAGGTGAAAGAAGGTGCGGATCAGGTGCATGGCCTCGCGGCTGCGGTCGCCGCTCCTTAGACTTTCGTAGGATCAGGGAGCGGCACGAAGCGGATCGTGCCGCTCCTCCTCGATCTCGTTGAGCAACCATTCGCGGAAGCGCCGGATCTTGGCGACCGACCGCCGCTCCTCCGGATAGACAAGCCAGTAGCCATAGCCGCGCGTTGAAAGCTGATCCGAAAGGCGCACCAGCCTGCCCTGAGCGATGTCGTTGCGCCAGAGGAAGGGCGTCAGCATCGCAACGCCCTGGCCGGCCATCGCGGCATGCCCCTCATGCGCCTGAACGTCGAGCCGCACGCCCGGGCGAATCTCGTTCTCGTCGAGCTCCACGCCCGCCTCGCGCAGCCAATGGGGCCACCAGGGATCGTTGGGGCTGATCATCGGCAATCTCACGATCTCTTCCGCCGTGATGCTGCCGCCGTGCCGGGCAAGGAATTCCGGGCTGCACATCGGGGTGAAGTCGACCTGGAACAGCAGATGCCGCTCGAGCCCGGGCCAGGGCCCGCGGCCGGCGCGAATGGCGACGTCGACCTCGTCGCGCGCGAAGTCAGTGATGTCGTCGGTCGCGATCAGGCGCACCGCCATGCCGGGATTGCCCATCTGAAAGCCCCCGAGCCGCCACGCCAGCCAGGTGTTGGCGAAGGTCTGGGTCGTCGACACCGTCATCGACGATTCGTTCTCGCTGCGCAGTCGGGCAAAGGCGGCGTCGAGCGCATCGAAGCCCCGCGCCACCTGCGGCGCCGCCCGCTCGCCCGCCGGGGTAAGCTGGATGCCCCTCCCGTCACGGCGGAACAAGGCTACGCCAAGCCGCTCTTCCAATAACTTGACCTGATAGCTCACCGCCGCCTGGGTCATGCCAAGTTCCGCTGCCGCGACAGTGAAGTTAAGGTGCCGCGCGGCAGCCTCGAATACACGCACGGCGGCAAGGGGCGGCAGGCGACGCATGTCCGCCCATAAGCCCAGCTTATGGGTTGAGCGCAAGCTTCGATTGGCATTGATGTGCAAATTGGACCAGTTGGAATGGGCAGCGGCCCAGCTCTGGCCGCAGGATTGGAGGTCGTCATGTCCAATAGCAGCAAGCCTGTTCGCCCGGTCCCCAGCTTCGCGGCACGACTGCTGGAGGCGCTCGCGGTCACCGACCGCTTCGTCGATTGGTGGGGCGCGCATCGCGCCTGGCCGGCGACCGAATGCGCCCGGATCGATCGCTGCCGATAAGCAGCGCTCCCCAAACCAACCGAGAAGCCAGCACCACGCGTCGGTCGCGTTGCGGTGCGGGACATCCTGGGCTATATCCCCGGCTCGTCGCCCCGCCCGCGCCTTTAGGCTGCGTCGGGGCGCTTCTCGTTTCGGTCCTTTGGGAGACTGCTTTGTCCCGCCGCCGTCAGATTTACGAAGGCAAGGCCAAGATCCTCTACGAGGGTCCGGAGCCCGGCACGCTCATCCAATATTTCAAGGATGACGCGACCGCGTTCAACGCGCAGAAGAAGGGCACCATCAGCGGCAAGGGCGTGCTCAACAACCGCATCTCCGAGCATGTCTTCACCTTGCTCGCCAATATCGGCGTGCCCACGCACTTCATCCGCCGGCTCAACATGCGCGAGCAATTGATCCGTCAGGTCGAGATCATCCCGATCGAGGTGGTGATCCGCAACGTCGCCGCCGGAAGCCTCGCCAAGCGCCTTGGCATCGAGGAAGGCACGCAGTTGCCGCGCACGATCATCGAATATTATTACAAGGATGATGCGCTCGGCGATCCGCTGGTCTCGGAAGAGCATATCGCCTGCTTCGGCTGGGCGAGCCAGGATGAGATGCACGACATTTCCGACATGGCGATCCGCGTGAACGACTTCATGACCGGGCTGTTTGCGGGCGTGAACATCCGCCTGGTCGACTTCAAGCTGGAATTCGGGCGGCTGTGGGAGAATGACTATGCCCGCGTGATCCTCGCCGACGAGATCAGCCCCGATGGTTGCCGCCTGTGGGACATGACGTCGGGCGAAAAGCTCGACAAGGATCGTTTCCGCCAGGATCTTGGTGGAGAAGCCGAAGCCTATCAGGAAATTGCGCGGCGGCTGGGCTTGTTGCCGGATGGCGACACGATCGTGCTCGACATGGCGGAGCATCGCAAAAACCGGGGAAAATAACGCGCGCTGGGGAGTTTAGCAGGCATGGTTAAGATCGTCGCGACCGCTTTCCTGTTTGCCTCCCTTGCCGCCCCGCTCACCGCGCGACCGGCACCGGCCAAGGCGCCATCGCTCGGTGTCGCCCAGGCCGATTGCGATGCACTCTCGACCGAGCAGCGCTTCGATCCGGCGACTTTGCGCGATCTGGGCCCGGCCCACTCGCTCGAGGCTGCTGCGGCAGTGTTGGCGAAACACGGCATCAAGTTCGTCCGCTCGCAAGGCTATCTATCACTCGACGGCCTCTCGCCGCGCGAGCTGCGCGATATCGCGACGCTGCCCCAGGGGGAGCCGATTATCTTGCCCAATGCCGAGGGCAGCGCGATCTGCGTGCTGCGTCCATCGGCGGATTCGATCTGACCGAGATCTTCGTCAGCTGTTAACGGACAGGACCAGCTTTGGGTCGGGAATATCGTCCGCTTCATGGCCCTCGATCGGCAGCACGGCCGTGCCGATCGCGAAAAACTCGATGACATGGCTCGACCAATTATGGCTGCCTTCGTGAAGGTCGGCACCGACGACGCCCTCGGCGCCCGCCTTGCTCGCTTCCAGCTGCATCCGCTCCATAGCGATCTCGCGTGCTTCGTAGAGCGCGAGGCTGAAATTGCCGAGTTCGACATTCTGCCCGACCGAGCCGAGCGTTGCCAACGGCCCGCGCCGCGCGACGTGATAGACGCAGCTGCCCATCACCATCTCTAGCGGGCGATAGCCGGCCGAGAGCAAGGTCCAGAAATCCTGCCCGGATAGCGCCGAGGTGAACGGCTGGCCGTTCGGACCCTTGAAGCCTTGATGCCCCTTGGCGTGGACGATGCCGGTTCCGATCGCGACGAATTCCAGGATTTTGCTGTCCCATTCGAGCCGCTTGACCGTCAGCCGCACGCCGACGATCCCGTCGGCGCCCATGTTGGCGGCCTCCAGCCGCATCCGTTCCATCGCCAACGCGCGCGCCTCATACATGGCGAGGCTGAGCTGCTCGAGCTCGACGTTCGAGCCCCATCCGGCGAACTGAAAGCCGAGATGATAGATACATGAGCCGACGCATAGGCCGACCGGCTCGAACCCCGCCTTGCGCACCAGCAGGAACTCGTTGACCGAAAAGTCTGACGTGAACACCCCGTCGGGATGCCCTTGGCTGCGCAAGCCCTGAAGCCGAGCCAACGCATGCTGCGGGATGCTTTGTTCTTCGGCCATCAGATCGGCCCCTCCCCTTCACTCAGATTGTCGGAATAAATCGTATGGCGGTGGCCTGCAGCCCGGCTCAGCACGTCGCTGTCGCGCATATCGACAACCGGCTCGATGCCGTGCGGCACCGGCGCTCCGAACGGTGTGTCGACCACGGTGCCGACGACGATATGGCGACCGAGATAGGCGGGCGGCTGCTTGTCGCGCTCCTGGCGGATGATCTGGCCGAAATTGGTGTGGGCCAGAACGCCATTGCCCATCGCTGCGGCATGGGCGCGCAGATCGGCATGGGCGTCGCGCCTGATGCTCTCCCAGAAGCGGCCGAGCTCGGTCAGCGGCTGGTTGCCAGCGAAAAAGTTCGTCTGCATTTGCGTGGTGACGCCACTGCCAGTCCAACTGCC
It includes:
- the parC gene encoding DNA topoisomerase IV subunit A, coding for MTDPADPFNLIVEAPFDSALSERYLVYALSTITARSLPDVRDGLKPVHRRLLWGMRLLKLDPASGYKKCARVVGDVMGKYHPHGDASIYDAMVRLAQPFALRYPLVDGQGNFGNVDGDNAAAMRYTEARLTQAAILLMEGLDEATVDFRPTYNGEEEEPEVFPGLFPNLLANGAAGIAVGMATSIPPHNVAELIDAAMHIIDQPEGDPRELMRFVTGPDFPTGGILVDNAAAIAEAYATGRGSFRVRARWAIEDQGRGTWVAVISEVPYQVPKAKLIEAIATLINDKKLPILADVRDESDAQIRIVLEPRSRTVDPQTLMDSLFRLTDLETRVPLNLNVLDRDRTPRVMSLKQALAAWIDHQFEVLVRRSNHRLAKIADRIELLDGYLITYLNLDRVIQIIREQDEPKPMLMAEFELTDRQAEAILNMRLRSLRKLEEMELRKERTALDKEAQELEALVASPAKQRTRLKRDLAKLRERYAETTELGRRRTLIEEQGPAREIPLEAMIEREPISVILSQRGWVRAMKGHIDLASAEALKFKEGDGPAFAFHAQTTDKLLLVAGTGRVYTLPADRLPGGRGFGEPVRLMIDLEGEAAIVALLPARNGERLLFAASDGKGFIAKTAEITGETRKGRQVVNLRAGSTVKVARRIPSDDDYVAAIGDNRKLVVFPLTELPELSRGQGAQIQRYRDGGLSDAITFRFADGLSWPMGGDSGRYRTETDLGPWRAARGAAGRMPPTGFPRDNRFGTGVVRAELVKP
- a CDS encoding LysR substrate-binding domain-containing protein, which produces MRRLPPLAAVRVFEAAARHLNFTVAAAELGMTQAAVSYQVKLLEERLGVALFRRDGRGIQLTPAGERAAPQVARGFDALDAAFARLRSENESSMTVSTTQTFANTWLAWRLGGFQMGNPGMAVRLIATDDITDFARDEVDVAIRAGRGPWPGLERHLLFQVDFTPMCSPEFLARHGGSITAEEIVRLPMISPNDPWWPHWLREAGVELDENEIRPGVRLDVQAHEGHAAMAGQGVAMLTPFLWRNDIAQGRLVRLSDQLSTRGYGYWLVYPEERRSVAKIRRFREWLLNEIEEERHDPLRAAP
- a CDS encoding S9 family peptidase — encoded protein: MRLLFASAAILTLAAPALAQPPSVPLIERAKLFGNPSKTAGRLSPDGRWLAWIAPRDGVLNIWVAPVADPAAAKPLTAEKTRPIRSYYWSPDSKTILFVNDKGGDENFLLYGVDVATAAQKSLTPFDKTRVEVINISRAVKDRILIGINNRDPRWHDVYGLDLATGKLSLVLQNDGGYAGFVADEQLVPRLATKQRPDGGQSFYRVTGGKVEQTPFATIGLDDSLTTGPSGFTTDGKTLYWLDSRGRDTAALIAQDVASGRQTIVAQDPRADIDGVLADPKTGVVQAWSVNYLRDDWIASDPAIGKDLAWLKKELKGDIAVTSRTDADNLWTVAVDPVTAPSATYLFDRRTRSLKQLYVGRPELVGAPLVPMYPEAIPARDGMTLVSYLTLPAGSDPDGDGKPSHPVPLVLFVHGGPWARDAFGYNSWHQWLANRGYAVLSVNYRGSTGFGKKFISAGDLQWGRKMHDDLLDAVGWAVRQGVTTSDKVAIAGGSYGGYATLAGVAFTPDAFRCGVDIVGPSNLFTLLQTIPPYWEAGKQQFYKRMGDPTTDVGKALLRERSPLFMADKIKVPLLIGQGQNDPRVNVRESQQIVDAMKAKNIPVTYVVFPDEGHGFARPVNNIAFNAITENFLAACLGGRAEPIGDALKPSSAQVKEGADQVHGLAAAVAAP
- a CDS encoding heavy metal-binding domain-containing protein, encoding MAEEQSIPQHALARLQGLRSQGHPDGVFTSDFSVNEFLLVRKAGFEPVGLCVGSCIYHLGFQFAGWGSNVELEQLSLAMYEARALAMERMRLEAANMGADGIVGVRLTVKRLEWDSKILEFVAIGTGIVHAKGHQGFKGPNGQPFTSALSGQDFWTLLSAGYRPLEMVMGSCVYHVARRGPLATLGSVGQNVELGNFSLALYEAREIAMERMQLEASKAGAEGVVGADLHEGSHNWSSHVIEFFAIGTAVLPIEGHEADDIPDPKLVLSVNS
- the purC gene encoding phosphoribosylaminoimidazolesuccinocarboxamide synthase; translation: MSRRRQIYEGKAKILYEGPEPGTLIQYFKDDATAFNAQKKGTISGKGVLNNRISEHVFTLLANIGVPTHFIRRLNMREQLIRQVEIIPIEVVIRNVAAGSLAKRLGIEEGTQLPRTIIEYYYKDDALGDPLVSEEHIACFGWASQDEMHDISDMAIRVNDFMTGLFAGVNIRLVDFKLEFGRLWENDYARVILADEISPDGCRLWDMTSGEKLDKDRFRQDLGGEAEAYQEIARRLGLLPDGDTIVLDMAEHRKNRGK